The Camelus bactrianus isolate YW-2024 breed Bactrian camel chromosome 12, ASM4877302v1, whole genome shotgun sequence genome includes a window with the following:
- the MCAT gene encoding malonyl-CoA-acyl carrier protein transacylase, mitochondrial — MSVRVARAAWAAWAWGRGASFRRSASNFPLPPTGAVEVAELLRDATTAEEGSQQVAARWLPNQCSVLLFPGQGSQVVGMGRGLLRYPRVRELYAAASRVLGYDLLELSLHGPQEALDRTVHCQPAVFVASLAAVEKLNHLQPTVIENCVAAAGFSVGEFAALVFAGAMEFCEGLYAVKVRAEAMQEASEAVPSGMLSVLGQPQSRFTVACVEAQEHCRTLGIEDPVCELSSYLFPDCRVISGHLQALQFLQKNSSKYHFRRTKLLPVSGGFHTRLMQPAVEPLAQVLKEIDVKKPLVSVHSNVNGNRYMHPKHIQKLLVQQVVSPVKWEQTMHTIYQRKRGTEFPRTFEVGPGKQLGTILKSCNLQAWKSYSHIEVLEADEDLDQNQ; from the exons ATGAGCGTCCGGGTCGCGCGGGCTGCGTGGGCTGCGTGGGCCTGGGGCCGAGGCGCAAGCTTCCGCCGCAGCGCTTCGAACTTCCCGCTGCCTCCGACGGGCGCGGTGGAAGTGGCGGAGCTGCTGAGAGATGCGACCACGGCGGAGGAAGGGTCCCAGCAGGTGGCGGCGCGGTGGTTGCCGAACCAGTGCTCCGTGCTGCTCTTCCCGGGCCAGGGCAGCCAGGTGGTGGGCATGGGCCGCGGTCTGCTCCGCTATCCGCGCGTCCGCGAGCTCTACGCCGCCGCCAGTCGCGTGCTGGGCTACGACCTGCTGGAGCTGAGCCTGCACGGGCCGCAGGAGGCCCTGGACCGCACGGTGCACTGCCAGCCCGCTGTCTTCGTGGCTTCACTGGCCGCCGTCGAGAAACTGAACCACCTGCAGCCCACG GTTATTGAGAACTGTGTTGCTGCTGCTGGATTCAGTGTGGGAGAATTTGCAGCCCTAGTGTTTGCCGGAGCCATGGAATTTTGTGAAG GTTTGTATGCGGTGAAAGTCCGAGCTGAGGCCATGCAGGAAGCCTCAGAAGCTGTCCCCAGTGGGATGTTGTCTGTCCTCGGCCAGCCTCAGTCCAGGTTCACCGTCGCCTGTGTGGAAGCCCAGGAGCACTGCAGGACTTTGGGCATAGAGGACCCTGTGTGCGAGCTGTCCAGCTACCTCTTTCCTGACTGCAGGGTGATCTCAGGACATCTGCAG GCTTTGCAGTTTCTCCAGAAAAACTCCTCTAAGTATCACTTCAGACGCACCAAGTTGTTGCCAGTTAGCGGTGGGTTCCACACCCGCCTCATGCAGCCGGCCGTGGAGCCCCTGGCGCAGGTTTTAAAAGAGATTGATGTCAAGAAGCCTCTGGTTTCTGTCCACTCAAACGTCAACGGGAACAGATACATGCATCCAAAACACATCCAGAAGTTGCTGGTCCAGCAGGTGGTCTCCCCAGTGAAGTGGGAGCAGACCATGCACACCATTTATCAGAGGAAGAGAGGCACCGAGTTCCCCAGAACTTTTGAAGTAGGACCTGGGAAGCAGCTGGGAACCATCCTGAAGAGCTGTAACCTGCAGGCCTGGAAGTCCTACAGTCACATTGAGGTGCTGGAGGCTGACGAGGACCTGGACCAGAACCAGTAG
- the TSPO gene encoding translocator protein, which yields MVMPYVPAAMAFTLVPSMGGFLGSQYIRGEGLRWYAGLQKPSWHPPNWTLAPIWGTLYSAMGYGSYIIWKELGGFSEEAVVPLGLYTGQLALNWAWPPLFFGARQMGWALVDLLLTGGVAAATAVAWHRVSPSAACLLYPYLAWLAFAATLNYCVWRDNQGRRRGRRLSE from the exons atggTTATGCCCTATGTGCCCGCTGCCATGGCCTTCACGCTGGTGCCCAGTATGGGGGGCTTCCTGGGCTCCCAGTATATCCGCGGAGAGGGCCTCCGCTGGTACGCCGGCCTGCAGAAGCCCTCGTGGCACCCGCCCAACTGGACGCTGGCCCCCATCTGGGGCACGCTCTACTCAGCCATGGG GTATGGCTCCTACATAATCTGGAAAGAGCTGGGGGGCTTCTCGGAGGAGGCCGTGGTTCCCCTGGGCCTCTACACCGGACAGCTGGCTCTGAACTGGGCGTGGCCTCCCCTCTTCTTTGGCGCTCGACAAATGGGTTGG GCCCTGGTAGACCTCCTGCTGACAGGcggggtggcagcagccacagCCGTGGCCTGGCACCGGGTGAGCCCATCAGCCGCCTGCCTGCTCTACCCGTACCTGGCCTGGCTGGCCTTTGCGGCCACACTCAACTACTGCGTGTGGCGGGACAACCAGGGCCGGCGCCGTGGCCGGCGGCTCTCTGAGTGA